The following are encoded together in the Paraburkholderia sp. BL10I2N1 genome:
- a CDS encoding CHAD domain-containing protein: MGRVVEVVLDIPVSVADEGLGQREREGDAQTPDRLGAALIQALDALPQTTRARAGEDRLEVCCFDNGQAMSNAGWQISIEDAPEGRQFVASRVESYSPGVTMRDTMYETSLATAELTDAALDDAPGPLKHALARAGNLEAVARLEFDRTRWQWRASDDVPIDIVLDCVAGLPTPTRLYELRVSAPWPEPGEAAQPLLDALFAAARELVGTLPAFPVLLSATERACRSEPERAEEPVRAAPIDLADVDTPHEALRAIGHNIAQHWFGNEAGVRDAAVPESVHQMRVAQRRLKTALTIFPHWVDEAWSTRIAPDLTWLGGLLGEARDRDVFTDATLPALAAADTDPERWGTVCDAASAQRLEARTRAQEALRSRRYAQLSLAWMEWLSALASRDTPAGVKARTLRGYARKRVRKYYRRVASAPRLTTLDDATRHRERIQAKRLRYTLEFFAPIVSHKTRSEVAKTVSRIQTVLGEGNDAVVALRYLEQLDLSPYQQGFTQGWSAATRLYTAREGERLLRTLKKPKIGGGE, encoded by the coding sequence ATGGGCCGTGTTGTCGAAGTTGTGCTGGATATTCCCGTGTCGGTCGCGGACGAGGGGCTCGGCCAACGGGAGCGCGAAGGCGATGCTCAAACACCGGACCGGCTGGGTGCCGCGCTGATCCAGGCGCTCGACGCCCTGCCGCAAACCACACGCGCCCGCGCTGGTGAGGACCGCCTCGAAGTGTGCTGCTTCGACAACGGGCAGGCGATGTCGAATGCGGGCTGGCAGATATCGATCGAAGATGCGCCCGAGGGACGGCAGTTCGTCGCGTCACGGGTTGAATCGTATTCGCCGGGTGTGACGATGCGCGACACGATGTACGAGACTTCGCTTGCCACGGCCGAACTCACCGACGCGGCTCTGGACGACGCGCCCGGGCCGCTCAAACATGCGCTGGCCCGCGCCGGCAATCTGGAAGCCGTTGCAAGGCTCGAATTCGACCGCACGCGCTGGCAATGGCGCGCTTCGGATGACGTGCCGATCGACATCGTGCTCGACTGCGTCGCTGGTCTACCGACGCCAACCCGTCTGTACGAACTGCGGGTGAGTGCGCCCTGGCCGGAACCCGGCGAGGCGGCCCAACCCCTGCTGGACGCACTCTTCGCCGCGGCGAGAGAGCTGGTCGGCACGCTGCCTGCGTTTCCGGTCCTCCTGAGCGCAACGGAGCGGGCTTGCCGCAGCGAGCCCGAGCGGGCTGAAGAACCTGTGCGTGCAGCGCCGATCGATCTCGCCGACGTGGACACGCCGCATGAAGCCTTGAGGGCTATCGGGCACAACATTGCGCAGCACTGGTTTGGCAACGAGGCTGGCGTGCGCGACGCAGCCGTTCCTGAAAGCGTCCATCAAATGAGGGTTGCGCAACGCCGCCTGAAAACGGCGCTGACGATTTTTCCGCATTGGGTCGATGAGGCCTGGTCCACGCGCATTGCGCCTGACCTCACCTGGCTGGGCGGGCTGCTCGGCGAGGCGCGCGACCGGGACGTCTTCACCGATGCGACGTTGCCCGCGCTCGCCGCCGCCGACACTGATCCCGAGCGCTGGGGCACTGTGTGCGACGCGGCATCCGCGCAGCGACTCGAAGCCCGCACTCGCGCACAGGAAGCGCTGCGTTCGCGTCGCTACGCGCAGCTTTCGCTGGCGTGGATGGAATGGCTGTCTGCGCTGGCATCGCGGGACACTCCGGCCGGCGTCAAGGCGCGCACGCTGCGCGGTTACGCCAGAAAGCGCGTGCGCAAGTACTACCGGCGCGTGGCGAGTGCGCCCAGGCTGACGACGCTCGATGACGCGACGCGTCATCGTGAACGCATCCAGGCCAAACGCCTGCGTTACACGCTGGAATTCTTCGCACCCATTGTGTCGCACAAGACCCGCTCCGAGGTCGCAAAGACTGTGTCGCGGATCCAGACCGTCCTCGGCGAAGGCAACGATGCGGTCGTCGCGCTGCGCTATCTCGAGCAACTCGACCTGAGCCCGTATCAACAGGGATTCACCCAGGGCTGGTCGGCTGCGACGCGGCTCTACACGGCAAGAGAGGGCGAGCGTCTGCTTCGTACGCTGAAGAAGCCGAAGATCGGCGGCGGCGAGTGA
- a CDS encoding TOBE domain-containing protein produces MTGKKPSDDAVGEPLELGGSVWFQAGEQTLGGASRIALLAAIRETGSITGAARAVGMSYKAAWDAVDTMNNLAGEPLVVRATGGKGGGGTTLTARAVRLIDTFRAVEREHRRFLERAGAAIEGFANDWELIGRIGMKTSARNQLYGTVSAITRGAVNDEVSLALPGGQTVVAVLTHESTEALGLAVGAAAFALVKASWVMLMVDDGGASVRLSARNQLRGTVAALKHGAVNSEVSLALDGGIVVTAVITNESVDALGLADGTPAIAAFKASSVILGVSD; encoded by the coding sequence ATGACCGGAAAAAAACCTTCCGACGATGCCGTTGGCGAACCGCTCGAACTCGGCGGTTCAGTGTGGTTTCAGGCCGGCGAGCAGACGCTCGGCGGCGCGTCGCGTATCGCGCTGCTTGCGGCCATCCGCGAGACGGGGTCGATCACGGGGGCGGCGCGCGCGGTCGGCATGAGCTACAAGGCGGCATGGGACGCCGTCGACACGATGAACAACCTCGCGGGCGAGCCGCTCGTGGTGCGCGCAACAGGCGGCAAGGGCGGTGGCGGCACCACGCTCACGGCGCGCGCCGTGCGTCTGATCGACACGTTCCGCGCCGTGGAGCGCGAGCACCGCCGGTTTCTCGAGCGGGCCGGTGCCGCGATCGAAGGCTTCGCGAACGACTGGGAACTGATCGGGAGAATCGGCATGAAGACGAGCGCGCGCAACCAGCTATACGGCACGGTGTCGGCGATCACGCGCGGCGCCGTCAACGACGAAGTCTCGCTGGCTTTGCCAGGCGGTCAGACGGTGGTTGCCGTGCTCACGCACGAAAGTACCGAGGCGCTCGGTCTCGCCGTCGGCGCGGCGGCGTTTGCGCTCGTGAAGGCGTCGTGGGTCATGTTGATGGTCGATGACGGCGGCGCGTCGGTCAGGCTGTCTGCCCGCAACCAGTTGCGCGGCACCGTGGCGGCTCTCAAGCACGGGGCGGTGAATTCGGAAGTGTCGCTGGCACTGGACGGCGGCATCGTCGTGACTGCAGTGATCACGAACGAAAGCGTCGATGCGCTCGGTCTTGCCGACGGCACGCCGGCGATTGCGGCGTTCAAGGCGTCAAGCGTGATTCTCGGTGTGAGCGACTGA
- a CDS encoding ATP-binding cassette domain-containing protein — protein MPLTVDIRKTFVSAERRFTLDVSFATTNQRVVLFGPSGAGKSLTLQAIAGLQHPDEGTITLDGAPLFDSARGVDLKPQSRRFAYLFQDYALFPHLNVRQNIAFGLHPGWLNPRARVRHPEVDYWLNALDLHGVAGNHPPQLSGGQKQRVALARALVAQPQLLLLDEPFSALDHALRQRMRRELSDLQTRLDIPMLLITHDPDDVAAFGDQVVQIIDGRVQPETPFAGYVRSLS, from the coding sequence ATGCCGCTCACCGTCGACATCCGCAAGACCTTCGTCAGCGCCGAACGGCGTTTTACACTCGATGTCTCGTTCGCGACGACGAATCAGCGCGTCGTGCTGTTCGGTCCGTCAGGCGCAGGCAAGAGTCTGACGCTGCAGGCGATCGCGGGCCTCCAGCACCCCGACGAAGGCACGATCACACTCGACGGCGCCCCGCTCTTCGACAGCGCGCGCGGCGTCGACCTGAAGCCGCAGTCGCGCAGGTTCGCCTATCTGTTTCAGGACTACGCGCTGTTTCCGCATCTCAACGTCCGGCAGAACATCGCGTTCGGGCTGCATCCTGGGTGGCTCAATCCGCGGGCAAGGGTCCGGCATCCGGAAGTCGACTACTGGCTGAACGCACTTGATCTTCACGGCGTCGCGGGCAATCACCCTCCACAGTTGTCGGGCGGGCAGAAACAGCGCGTCGCGCTGGCTCGCGCGCTGGTCGCGCAACCTCAGTTGCTGCTGCTGGATGAACCGTTTTCCGCGCTCGACCACGCGCTGCGCCAGCGCATGCGCCGCGAGCTGTCGGATCTGCAGACGCGGCTCGATATTCCGATGCTGCTGATCACGCACGACCCCGACGACGTCGCCGCATTTGGCGACCAGGTCGTGCAGATCATCGACGGCCGGGTTCAGCCGGAAACGCCCTTCGCGGGCTACGTGCGCAGCTTGTCCTGA
- the modB gene encoding molybdate ABC transporter permease subunit has product MQQAWIPLLLSLKVAGWATALNLVFGVAVGFGLSRWRSGARDVVDSLLTLPLVMPPTVLGYYLLVLLGRRGVIGGWLDSLGIQLVFTWQGAVIASTVVAFPLVLKSARAAFESVDPQLERAARTLGVSETAIFFRVTLPLATRGILAGTLLAFARALGEFGATLMIAGNLPGRTQTLSVAVYAAVQAGDDSTANFLVLVTSVTCVVILLAAGRLVPQHSLLTSR; this is encoded by the coding sequence ATGCAACAGGCCTGGATTCCACTCCTGCTCTCGCTCAAGGTGGCCGGCTGGGCGACTGCGCTGAATCTGGTGTTCGGCGTTGCCGTCGGCTTCGGGCTGTCACGCTGGCGCTCGGGCGCGCGCGACGTCGTCGATTCGCTGCTGACGTTGCCGCTCGTGATGCCGCCCACCGTGCTCGGCTACTACCTGCTCGTGCTGCTGGGACGGCGTGGTGTAATCGGCGGTTGGCTCGACAGTCTGGGCATCCAGCTCGTGTTCACCTGGCAGGGCGCCGTGATTGCGTCGACGGTCGTGGCTTTCCCGCTGGTGCTGAAATCGGCTCGCGCCGCGTTCGAATCGGTCGACCCGCAACTCGAACGCGCTGCGCGCACACTTGGCGTCAGCGAGACGGCCATCTTCTTTCGCGTGACACTCCCGCTCGCCACGCGCGGCATCCTCGCGGGCACGCTGCTCGCGTTCGCGCGCGCGCTCGGCGAATTCGGCGCGACGCTGATGATCGCGGGCAACCTGCCAGGACGCACGCAGACGCTTTCAGTGGCCGTCTACGCGGCCGTGCAGGCCGGCGACGACAGCACCGCCAATTTCCTCGTGCTCGTCACGTCGGTGACCTGCGTGGTGATCCTGCTCGCCGCGGGACGGCTCGTGCCGCAACATTCGCTTCTAACGTCCCGCTGA
- the modA gene encoding molybdate ABC transporter substrate-binding protein yields the protein MSLSFRRPLKHALLAASALSIAICTNARADELIVSAAASLTNAFKSVSDAFEAQHPGTKVLLNFGASDVLMQQIVKGAPADVFASADQKAMDKAAAEKVIVPSTRQDFAANSLVLIVPADSRLAPASLRDLTDAGVKRIAFGDPASVPVGRYTEGALRAAGVWDAVSAKSVLAANVRQSLDYVSRGEVDAGFVFGTDAAVMPERVKVALTVPTQTPVTYPIALVEGSHHAADAQAFVAFVVSPAGQAVLAKYGFKPAGAAH from the coding sequence ATGTCGCTCTCCTTCCGTCGTCCGCTGAAGCATGCGCTGCTCGCTGCCAGCGCCCTCTCCATTGCGATCTGTACGAATGCCCGCGCCGATGAACTCATCGTGTCGGCGGCGGCCAGCCTCACGAATGCGTTCAAGTCGGTCAGCGATGCCTTTGAGGCACAGCATCCCGGCACCAAGGTTCTGCTGAACTTCGGGGCATCCGACGTGCTGATGCAGCAGATCGTGAAGGGCGCGCCGGCGGATGTGTTCGCGTCGGCGGACCAGAAGGCGATGGACAAGGCTGCCGCCGAAAAGGTGATCGTGCCTTCGACCCGGCAGGATTTCGCGGCCAATTCGCTCGTGCTGATCGTGCCGGCCGACAGCCGCCTCGCACCGGCGTCGCTGCGTGACCTGACGGATGCGGGCGTGAAACGCATTGCCTTCGGCGACCCGGCTTCGGTGCCGGTCGGCCGCTATACGGAAGGTGCGCTCAGGGCAGCAGGCGTATGGGATGCGGTCAGCGCGAAGAGCGTGCTCGCGGCGAACGTCCGCCAGAGCCTCGATTACGTTTCGCGCGGCGAAGTGGACGCCGGCTTTGTATTTGGCACCGACGCTGCGGTCATGCCCGAGCGCGTCAAGGTCGCGCTGACCGTGCCGACGCAGACTCCCGTCACCTACCCGATTGCCCTGGTCGAAGGTAGCCACCACGCGGCGGACGCCCAGGCATTCGTTGCGTTCGTGGTGTCGCCGGCTGGCCAGGCGGTGCTGGCGAAATACGGTTTCAAGCCGGCCGGCGCCGCCCACTAG